The DNA window TGGACCAACACGCATCTGTTTACAGCTACATTAGGTTCACTGTTTGACCTTTGTACTTCTAATTATTCTGTAAATGAGCATTTTCAGTATGAAATACCCCGGCAAGAATTAGTTCCAAATGGCCTTAGCCAAGGAAGTTAGAAAATAAACCACTCAGTTTGAGTTAATGTAGACTTCTTGTCTGAGTTAATGTAGACTTCTTGTCTTTGTTGTCCCCAACAGCCATGAGTACATCAGCGGGTACTACAGAGTCTCAGTCTACTTCCTGTCCAAGATCCTGTCTGACATCATCACCCTGCGCACCATCCCCGCCATCGTCTTCAGCTGCGTGGTCTACTTCATGATAGGTGGGTTGGATGCACAACATGGGAATGAGACATTTGCATTTATGAAGATTACATTTGATTTGTcaagatggaaggaaagtagagGGACATAGAGTAGACGTTGAGGTAGCTAGCACACAAGCATTTCCCTGcaccttttatacctgctgtatAAACTGtgcgtgacaaatacaattagatttgagaTGGTAATGGCACAGACAGTAAAAGGTCAAGAAATGTCAAGACGGCTCTCAAACCCTCTTTGCAGAGGGGCATGTACCCTACCACTCAAAACCAGACTCTGAAATGATCTTAAAattcaagtgtgtgtgtctctcctgcaGGTTTTAAAACCACTCCAGCAGCCTTTTTCATCTTCATGTTCACCGTAACCATGGTGGCCTACACAGCCACCGCCATGACCATGGCCATCTCTGCCGACCAGAGTGTGGTGGCAATGGCCAACATCTTCATGACCATTAGCTTCGTCTTCATGATGGTGAGTGTAGGGACGAGGGTGTAATGCGGAGGCCACATTCGCGCGGTGGGGTACTCAGGGACGCGCAGGGTGCACCTGAGTTGTATTGCAATGCCAGTTATGGTTCAAGTTCAGTGCTGTCCCACTAGTATTATTTGCTAGTTATGTATAGACATAAATATAAACTAGCGTTGCATACCAAGGTTACACATGGATATTACAGTGGGGAATGACCGTCATATTTTCTAGCCTTGGATTAAAGTGATGTAGGATCTGTGGTGTtattgtctgtctttctgtttgaTCTTTAGATAGGTTCTGTGGTGTCAAGACTAAGGTCAGATTAAGatcactttattggtcaattgcacacGAGGTCCAACCGAAATTTGACTTTTAACCTCACCCCTCTGAAAGACCCATATGCATACACGCCAGGTTTTGTCGATATGCTGGGGGCTGCCACACTGGGAGCCCGGGGagctgttgttgtggggggttaagtgccttgctcaagggtaaaACGGCAGGCAACAgcatctaggatttgataccagcaaccctcCGGTTGCCAGCTCGGTTGCCAGATTACTTCCTGTCAGACCCGGGATCCGGACTGGCAACCCTCCAGGTGCTGGTTTGCCTTTTTAACGCTCCTGTTGCCGGTTGCTGGCTCGCCGCCACTCAACTCTCTCTTTGTGGCTGTGTTGGATCCGATAACATTATTGTATCTTGTTCTGCTTGTTGGGCTCCTTCCATTTTACCAGGTCTGTCTTGTAAAAAGGCAATCTGGTCAAATTGTAATGTAGGGGTTGGAACCTCAATGTCATTGGTGAATTAATATTTATTGATGTGTTGTCAGATCTTCTCAGGTCTGCTGGTGAACCTGCCCAGTATCATGAACTGGCTGGCCTGGTTGAAGTACCTCAGTATCCCTCGCTACGGTCTAACAGTAAGTACCTCAGACAGCCACAACTTCTTAATTGATCTAGTGAAATGTTGCCATACTGTATTAATAAGTTTCATGTATTCAACTTTTATAGCGCTATTCATTACACATAGAATTGTTTTAAATATTAACATATACCGTATGTTATTATATACTATAATAAAACTGTATTATTAAGTATTGTAACGTTTCTTAATGACTAGGCCCTGGAGATCAACGAGTTTGTGGGGCTGAAGTTCTGTGAGGACCCTGCCGTTGGCACCACCATGTCTCCTGGCTCTGGCATGATGACCAACTGCAGTATGAACACTAATCACACTCTCGGGATAACGTGAGTAAcgtaatccacacacacacacacacacgctgtggaATTTATCTTTATAATTTTTGCTTAGAAATAGTGAATAGTTGGTTGACTTAAATACGGTTTATACGGTATATAACTAGTATTATCAGTAGGCTACAAACATGCTGTCATTAAGTGCAGTGCCTGTGATCACTGTAGTACCTCTAGCACCATCTACTGAGGAAGTCATTGTAGATGGAGCAGCAGTTGTGTTAGCTAGATCCTCTACCGTACATTAGAGAATGGCTTATTTCAATAAGGCATCATTACTGGGTATCAATAGCAGCGAAGGCTGAATTATTTGatacaattaaaaaatatatattagagAATAAACACAAGAATTAtcctacaacacaatacaatttgACCCACCTCAGCTGAAAACTCAAATTAGTTCAGGTTCAGGATTCAGTCCGTTTCAAAACACTTTCTTCCTATTTAACGTGACCCAGCCTTGCTTGTCCACGGGATCCCATAGATACACCGTGGTGAACGTTTGTTTGgtcttctctccatctcattcCAGGTGCACAGGGGAACAATACCTGGACTACCTAGGAATAGAATACACTACATGGGGCCTATGGGAAAACCACGTTGCCTTGGCAATAATGACACTCATTTTCCTGGTCATCGCCTATCTGAAGCTGCGGTTTATTAAGAAGTTCACATAAGAAGTGTCTTACTTTGCCTTACAATTGACTCCTCTGTGGTTATATCAATGACAAACTGCCCGTAGTTTCTCTCTCCATACACATGTTATAACATGAAGCAGTGTGCCTATGGTTTGCACTGAGACAGGTTAAATGGGTAGTTCAGCCAAATTACATATTCACATATTCATTTCCTGGACAAGTGGAGACTGCAATCCACGCTTTGGCTTTGCTGAACTAGCTACACTAGCACTGTAAATGAGTAATTTGGCTGAACTGTCACTCTAACATTCAATATCTATGCATGAATGTACATTTTCACCACATGAATATTAATGTGGAATCTTTGCCCTCCAGTAGTCATTGTTCTCATGTTGACTGCTGtgtttatttggtagcatttgtTCCAGTCTAGTACGAGACTGTCTTGGCATTTAGTTAATCGTTTCTATTTATAGAGGAACTGAACTCATTTATTTGAAAAAATTATGATGTTGAATTAAGTgctttttttgtgtgtaatgATTGAATTGTTTGTTTCTATTGTGTTCATTACCTTTTTATCTATACTAGTTTTTTGGAAACAATGCTTTTATAAAAATGTTCATGTAACTTTGCGAGTGGTAATTATGTACCTACCAATAATGTATAGCCAAAATCAACGATACCAACCGTTACCGTGGCTCCAATGGACCATATGCAAGAAATGCCTGACTCCTAGAACACATACAGAGGCCTAAATGGTCACCTTTGTGAGACCTTTTAGTAACAGAGAGACCCTTTTGGTGACAGAGCAGGCGTCTCGTCTCCAGAACAGGCATTTAGGTCAATAGGGGGTATAATCCCATTTAATCTCACCTAATCCCCCAACATATATCAACTCCAATCAAACTGGTTCAATGTACATGACAGGCCCATTACTGACACCTTATATTCAAGGTTTAGAGTCACTATCGGTGTGTTCAAACGTATCAAACAACGACCCGGATTAAATTTACGATTTTTTTAACACACACCACTTCATCGTTTTAGCATCACAACacactttatttatttttcacacctttgatatacagtatgtaaccacaaaaaaattacaaaacaATAAGACTACAAAATACTGCAAGGCACCGTACATAATAATACACACGAGGATCACATGACCCTAGATGCACTCCGAATCGAAGTTTGTTTCAAGTTACAATATGTATCATATTATGCATTTATAAGAAGGGTGTTTTGTAAGTCATTACAAAGTGATATAGGTTAGTAATTATGACAGGATGAGCCACACTTGTAACGATATTAAAATGACAAAAAAGGAAAGCAGCAAATGAACGATCGATGAGACCATTTCCTGTGGAATATCAAgatgtgcgtgcgtgcatataCGGTGTAACCAAAAACCAAAAGCCCTTGAGCTACGTACCCGCACAGGAAAAGCAATGATATGCCGTGTATTCTTAGAATATAAACCAAATGGAAATAGCTTAAGAGGCTAGTTCATTTACATCACATGTAATATCTCCAATATAATCAAAACCTTCATTGTGTCCAGCATCTTCATGTACCCGAATTCTTCATTTTAAACGCTACAATCATGTACTTGTGCTTGCACTGTAAGCTTCGTAAATGTATCAGGTCATATTTTGCTTGCCTTAAAGCATGTACCATCTTATAGATGGAGGACGTAGGACTGTTTTCAGACCATATGAGTCTATTGGGTGGGTTTCACTCACACTCTTGGATAGCTGAGGTGCCGTGCACGTGACTTTGCCATTGTGGTATCATGTGTAAAGATTTCAAACAAACACAGAGGGATGATGATGGGACTATGTACTGGTATATAATGTAGAACACAACCAGAAAGGACATTTACACAAGGATATCTTCATTTGTGCGACAACCTATTCTGCCACAATCAATGTATACAATCTCGAACCTCACTAAAATGTCTCTTAAAGTTACACTTAGCCTCCGATAAGGCCAAATCCTTACTTAAAATTTGATTGCGTAACTCGGACTTCCACGATAATCTTCCATTGAGGTCAATGGGAACATTTTCAGAAAATTCAAATTGCATGCACACATCTCAAGTAAGGATTTGGCGCTTAGAACCTGTAAAAAATACTATAATGTCCCTTTCTCGTTACCGTGTAACTTTCTGGTGGGCGGAGTTTTACACGTGGCCACTCCCATTACCCCCAGCGTCCACCCCATCAgtagaaagggaggaggaggggcggGGGCGTGGTTGGGCTCCTGGACCAATGGCAGTGGCGGGCTGGTGATGGCTGACCTGTGAAACAGTGTCGTCAGACTCCCAGCGCTCTAGCTCCTCCCTTACCAGCCGCTCCATCTGCTCTCTCTGGACGTCCATGTCCCGACCCTGCCTCTCAtcctgggggagggggagagatttaATTTTATTAGTATCTTTTAGTcatcatttggactaatcttccaagagtccttaaacataaACACTGTTACAAACAGACATAATACCCTAACATATTGATCAGATAAATAGTCTTaacagtcagagagagggggacaaaaGGGAGAAGGGAGATGTTGGaacgagagagatggacagaaagagaggggaaggaaagatTTTTTAAAAGTGTTTGGTGTGGGCGAgatgggcatgtgtgtgtgtgtccccccatGTACATTCTGTCTCACCTCCAGCACCCCCTCCAGCAGTTTTCCCAGCACGTCTCTCCTCTTGAGCTTAGCTCTCTCCATGGCCTCCAGCTTCACAATCACTGCATCGATCTTAGACACTATACTACCTATGGAGTGCTCCATCCGGTCAACACGACGCACCAGCCTGGAATAGAACGGAACAATAATGTCAATAACACGTTTATATAACATGCTATATCCATAGTTACGACACATggtttaaaacatttaaatatcagGTACATCCTCTGTCGGAAACACACAGAGGACCTTTCAAAAGCCCAATACTTCAACTTGGCTGGTAATAGAACTCGACCTACACTTGAAACTCTTCGTAGGGCACGCCTCCTGAGCTGCTGCCGCGGCGACGGGAGCTGTGACCGCTGTCCTCGTCGTCATCCTCCTCCGAGTCGTCATGGCTACGGGGGAAGCTCCGCCCACTGGTGGGTCTGGGCAACGAGCTGCGCTCCAGATCCAGGTCCTCCTGGCCATATGTGCAGAGACACACTGAACATCTGCAAACATGTGTGTGTAGCTcgttgccctgtgtgtgtgtgtgtgtgtgtccactcactctctctttctccaggtcGTCCCTCATCTGCTGGTGTTCGTGCTCAGTCAGCTCCTGGTCCCCACCGTGGTCATATTTGGCAAAGATGGCCTCAATCTCCTCATCTGTGTGGCCCTTTCTAaatacacaaacaacaacacatttaGTTGTACATTTAGTATTACATGTCACGTGTGTTTTGATGTCTTtctttgtatgtatgtataaatTAATGAAATAGTGTATGTTTATGAATTAGTCAGTGAAACCCCAGTTTGGTTTCAGGCGCTGCAGCGGTCACCCTTTGAGGTCCTGGCGGAGCTCGCCGAAGTTGAGTTTCCCACCGGCCTGGCGCAGACTGTCTGATATGTCATCCACAGTGGTCTTCTTCAGTCTCAGCTTCATCAAGGCTTTGTTACAGCCCTGCAGGGAGAGAAACAGCACCCGGACAAACTCAAGGACACCTATCAACACTGAGGTGAATGTTGTTGCCATTTTCATTTTCATTCTGCATTATGCAGTTATTCAGTACATGTTGATAATATTCAACAGTAACGTAAAATTACATTAACTTGAGTCTCCTTTTCAATTGAACTCTTTACTTCATAGAATTTTAAATATGAAGTTGCTATAATACAAGTCAGCTTGCAGTTGTTTAAAATACTCAGCTACAATGACGCGTTAAGGAATCACATACACCTACTAGAACAAATAACCCCACATACCATTTGGGTCCCATACCTTTTTAATGAGGTCCGTCATCTCCATCTCAGACCTCTGCTGGGACATGTCTGCCTTCACCTCTGAGTAGGTGTCATTGATGATGGCCAGGAACATATTCTACAGGGAGACAAAAAACAGTCAGAGCAAACGTTAATCTCTCTAGATAATGTAGATCAAATAGTACAAAATGAATATATATCAATATAACCACACATTTATCAATGGTAGTATATCAAAACTCACCATGAGgatgaagaagatgaagaagacgaAGGTGATGAAGTAGATGGGTCCCAGGACTGGGTTAGCCTCCTCTATCTCTGAGAACTCAAAGTCTCCCAGGATGATGCGGAACTGGGTAAAACTACATGGAAAAGAAGACAAGAAGAAGAAGCTATGAAGAGGCTAAGATGAAGCTATAGGGGTGCGTTACCATTATAGTTCCAATGGGTCAAATTCCAAACAAAATTCCAATCAATCAATGTCTATGAAGAACCTAAAGAACTGAGAATCTTGGAACCTGGGTTGATTCCAATCAAACCAATGTTACTTACATGCAGGCTTGGAAGGTACTGAAGTCGTTGACCTGGGTGCCAAAcaccaggtaggccagctgagCGTAGGCCAGGAAGATGATGAAGAACATGATGGCGAAACCGATGAGGTCCTTGGCACAGCGAGACATGGTGGTGGACAGCTGGCTCATGGTCTTGTTGAAGTTGATGAACTTGAAgagctgaagaggagagatgagcaGAAACCAGGTTAGAATTCAAGTGTCTTTGAAAAGCGTTATATCAATtctgtctttttttatttgtattaaaaTCATGCTAATATAGTCTCGCTTTATGGGAGCATACTTTGGCTTCTGCCAACAGGTCTGGACCTTTATGGCACAGGTAGTAGTACTCTCATCCTGTAACCAACTGTAGAGTGTCTGGTTCAAGCTCTGCTCCTGGTCAATTCCCACTCAATTGCTACATTCAGCGTGTCAAGCCATTCTTACCTTCACCCAGGAGAAAAGGACGATGACTGCGGCCATGTTGTTGAACGTAACCTGGAGGTGTGCCAGAGGCTCAAAGCTGGGGTGGGCGCTGTGGTTCTCCAGAAGGTCTTTGAGACGATTGCTCACCACTGATGTTCTGGTGATGTTGATGATTATGGCAGAAACACTCAACTGGAAAAAGAGGAGGGGGATATTTGGAATCTCAACACAACAATATTTGGATCCCTTTGTTCCAATGTCTATACTAGCCTACCACTTAGAATGCATGTTTATTGCACTGACTCATTCTAAGTAGTATGCTAGTGTGGATACTGGAACAGAGCCCTTCTTTACTTGTTTCAGGGTGTTTCAGGGAGACTCCATCCCTTCCTACTCCTTGCTAGGGCGGCCATCTTGAATTACGTACCACAACGATGAGGACGTCCAGGCAGTTCCACACACTCTTGAAGTAGCGCAGGCGGTGGATGCGGATCTCCAGGGCCTCCTCCACCACGTAGTACAGGATGAAGAGGCAGAAGGCCACCTCACACACCCCGACAAAGTAGTCCCAGCTGGACACGTAGCGAATCAGACGCACCGTCTGAAACTGCCAGGAAGTGACTACGCCTCCTGTAGCGGGGAACTCCACCACCAACCTGAaacattcaattcaattcaactgtATTTATCCCCGCAGTTAAGCCGACAGGTTAAACTGAATGAACAAGAGATATTCCGTATTCAGCCTCTCTA is part of the Oncorhynchus clarkii lewisi isolate Uvic-CL-2024 chromosome 10, UVic_Ocla_1.0, whole genome shotgun sequence genome and encodes:
- the LOC139419047 gene encoding polycystin-2 isoform X1 encodes the protein MSSTRVRSQQPQQNQAGRSATGAAGASLPHRLDTSEGIEMENIQHQDLGLGGAIGTPSPPSRQAWSRDNPGFEPEDEMMGADWPPASPGRRSVSTGSSSSCSSGLGSYTAGGSSTRIHRGLYPTPTVDALQQDRHDIKSCGKRILKKIRILWGTQLMEDSDSSRERYLRNVLREMVTYVIFLITLCILTYGMVGSNMYYYTKVMSQLFLDTPLSPGDTATFRSLSTMGEFWKFTEGPFLNGMYWEVWYNNKSLPENHSMIYYENLLLGVPRLRQVKVRNESCSVHEDLRDEVQDCYNMYTPSNEDSAPFGPMNGTAWMYTEENNLNGSSYWGQVATYGGGGYYQDLARSRDESAGLLRSLKHQLWLDRGTRAVFLDFSVYNGNINLFCIARLVVEFPATGGVVTSWQFQTVRLIRYVSSWDYFVGVCEVAFCLFILYYVVEEALEIRIHRLRYFKSVWNCLDVLIVVLSVSAIIINITRTSVVSNRLKDLLENHSAHPSFEPLAHLQVTFNNMAAVIVLFSWVKLFKFINFNKTMSQLSTTMSRCAKDLIGFAIMFFIIFLAYAQLAYLVFGTQVNDFSTFQACIFTQFRIILGDFEFSEIEEANPVLGPIYFITFVFFIFFILMNMFLAIINDTYSEVKADMSQQRSEMEMTDLIKKGCNKALMKLRLKKTTVDDISDSLRQAGGKLNFGELRQDLKGKGHTDEEIEAIFAKYDHGGDQELTEHEHQQMRDDLEKEREDLDLERSSLPRPTSGRSFPRSHDDSEEDDDEDSGHSSRRRGSSSGGVPYEEFQVLVRRVDRMEHSIGSIVSKIDAVIVKLEAMERAKLKRRDVLGKLLEGVLEDERQGRDMDVQREQMERLVREELERWESDDTVSQVSHHQPATAIGPGAQPRPRPSSSLSTDGVDAGGNGSGHV
- the LOC139419047 gene encoding polycystin-2 isoform X2, whose protein sequence is MSSTRVRSQQPQQNQAGRSATGAAGASLPHRLDTSEGIEMENIQHQDLGLGGAIGTPSPPSRQAWSRDNPGFEPEDEMMGADWPPASPGRRSVSTGSSSSCSSGLGSYTAGGSSTRIHRGLYPTPTVDALQQDRHDIKSCGKRILKKIRILWGTQLMEDSDSSRERYLRNVLREMVTYVIFLITLCILTYGMVGSNMYYYTKVMSQLFLDTPLSPGDTATFRSLSTMGEFWKFTEGPFLNGMYWEVWYNNKSLPENHSMIYYENLLLGVPRLRQVKVRNESCSVHEDLRDEVQDCYNMYTPSNEDSAPFGPMNGTAWMYTEENNLNGSSYWGQVATYGGGGYYQDLARSRDESAGLLRSLKHQLWLDRGTRAVFLDFSVYNGNINLFCIARLVVEFPATGGVVTSWQFQTVRLIRYVSSWDYFVGVCEVAFCLFILYYVVEEALEIRIHRLRYFKSVWNCLDVLIVVLSVSAIIINITRTSVVSNRLKDLLENHSAHPSFEPLAHLQVTFNNMAAVIVLFSWVKLFKFINFNKTMSQLSTTMSRCAKDLIGFAIMFFIIFLAYAQLAYLVFGTQVNDFSTFQACIFTQFRIILGDFEFSEIEEANPVLGPIYFITFVFFIFFILMNMFLAIINDTYSEVKADMSQQRSEMEMTDLIKKGCNKALMKLRLKKTTVDDISDSLRQAGGKLNFGELRQDLKGKGHTDEEIEAIFAKYDHGGDQELTEHEHQQMRDDLEKERDLDLERSSLPRPTSGRSFPRSHDDSEEDDDEDSGHSSRRRGSSSGGVPYEEFQVLVRRVDRMEHSIGSIVSKIDAVIVKLEAMERAKLKRRDVLGKLLEGVLEDERQGRDMDVQREQMERLVREELERWESDDTVSQVSHHQPATAIGPGAQPRPRPSSSLSTDGVDAGGNGSGHV